From a region of the Gossypium raimondii isolate GPD5lz chromosome 10, ASM2569854v1, whole genome shotgun sequence genome:
- the LOC105775421 gene encoding uncharacterized protein LOC105775421, with the protein MGRSFALFVLVLVTMHASHARTVPGDVGLVTQQTTMSDSAKEQMLEANAPKADSPKGNAIDDKKNFIYGGVGGFAGMGAYAGMVGGLPNLVGGLGGIGKYGGIGGAAGIGGYHGIGGLGGLGGAGGLGGPGGLGGGAGNGGGAGDAGGGVPVGAVVVDVKVCGFFVDNRVVVARPVCRRNFLNVV; encoded by the exons ATGGGTAGGTCATTTGCATTGTTTGTGCTTGTTTTGGTTACTATGCATGCAAGTCATGCACGTACTGTGCCTGGCGATGTTGGCCTTGTTACCCAGCAAACCACGATGTCTGATAGCGCGAAGGAGCAAATGTTGGAAGCCAATGCACCAAAGGCAGATTCACCAAAGGGTAATGCTATTGATGACAagaagaattttatttatggtGGTGTTGGTGGTTTTGCGGGGATGGGTGCCTATGCAGGCATGGTTGGCGGTCTGCCTAATTTGGTTGGTGGCCTTGGTGGGATCGGGAAATATGGTGGAATTGGTGGTGCAGCGGGAATAGGCGGTTATCATGGCATTGGTGGTCTCGGCGGTTTAGGTGGGGCAGGAGGTTTAGGTGGACCAGGAGGTTTAGGCGGTGGAGCAGGTAATGGTGGTGGTGCAGGTGATGCTGGCGGAG GTGTTCCAGTTGGTGCTGTGGTTGTTGATGTTAAAGTCTGTGGTTTCTTTGTGGACAACAGGGTGGTTGTTGCTCGTCCTGTTTGTCGTAGAAACTTTCTTAATGTTGTTTGA